In one Erythrobacteraceae bacterium WH01K genomic region, the following are encoded:
- a CDS encoding M28 family peptidase, translating to MKKTMFALAALPLLATTTTAHADDHLTGDALAAAADKALTDDTLAWAFVEGITTEVGPRQAGTEAEKRGRDWAVAWLRANGFANVVDEPFQMETWVPGELHRAEIVSPFPQPLVIQPLGGSASTGPDGIVAEVVEFENVAALAAAPEGSLQGKIAYISHSMTPTQDGSQYGFAGPARWIGAGLAKSKGAIATVIKSVGTDYHRNPHVGGTTFRNPDGSSDVGRAVPTPAGALSLPDAANLERMFDRANGRPITMKLTLTPRHLGTTTSGNVVGEILGRDPSLPPVLVACHIDSWWNAPGAFDDGAGCGIVAAAARNVGEAGQPLRTIRVLMAGAEEVGLFGSVAYSEAHIDEKIGVGLESDFGADRIWRFESNFRDTNPDLHARLAASVARFGVADSTIKASGGADINISRDQGGAIIDLQQDGTRYFDLHHTPDDTLDKIDPVQLRQNVAVWTQVVGILANEVEPIEGAPEID from the coding sequence ATGAAAAAGACCATGTTCGCGCTCGCCGCCCTGCCGCTTCTCGCCACGACCACGACCGCTCATGCGGACGACCACCTGACCGGCGATGCCTTGGCAGCCGCAGCGGACAAGGCGCTGACGGATGATACGCTGGCCTGGGCTTTCGTCGAAGGGATCACGACCGAAGTCGGTCCGCGGCAGGCAGGGACCGAGGCGGAAAAGCGCGGGCGCGACTGGGCCGTCGCCTGGCTGCGTGCCAACGGCTTCGCCAATGTTGTCGACGAACCGTTCCAGATGGAAACATGGGTACCGGGCGAGCTGCACCGCGCGGAAATCGTCAGCCCTTTCCCGCAGCCCCTGGTGATCCAGCCCCTTGGCGGCAGCGCATCGACCGGGCCGGACGGCATCGTTGCAGAAGTCGTCGAGTTCGAGAACGTTGCCGCATTGGCTGCGGCCCCCGAGGGAAGCCTGCAGGGCAAGATCGCCTACATCTCGCATTCCATGACGCCGACGCAGGACGGGTCGCAATACGGCTTTGCCGGCCCGGCGCGGTGGATCGGTGCCGGTCTCGCCAAGAGCAAGGGCGCGATTGCCACGGTCATCAAGTCCGTGGGGACCGACTATCATCGCAACCCCCATGTCGGGGGCACGACCTTCCGCAATCCGGACGGATCGAGCGATGTCGGCCGTGCGGTTCCGACGCCAGCCGGCGCGCTCAGCCTGCCGGACGCTGCCAATCTGGAACGCATGTTCGACCGCGCAAACGGGCGTCCCATCACGATGAAGCTGACCCTGACGCCGCGTCATCTCGGCACGACGACCAGCGGCAATGTCGTTGGCGAGATCTTAGGCCGTGATCCCTCGCTTCCGCCGGTCCTTGTCGCCTGTCATATCGACAGCTGGTGGAACGCGCCCGGCGCCTTCGACGACGGGGCAGGCTGCGGCATCGTTGCGGCGGCCGCGCGGAATGTGGGCGAGGCGGGCCAGCCCCTACGCACCATCCGGGTCCTGATGGCCGGGGCTGAGGAGGTCGGCCTGTTCGGCAGTGTCGCCTATAGCGAGGCGCATATCGACGAGAAAATCGGTGTCGGGCTGGAAAGCGATTTCGGGGCCGACCGCATCTGGCGTTTCGAAAGCAATTTCCGGGATACCAATCCCGACCTGCACGCCCGGCTCGCGGCCTCCGTCGCCCGCTTCGGTGTTGCGGACAGCACGATCAAAGCGAGCGGCGGTGCGGACATCAATATCAGCCGCGACCAGGGCGGAGCGATTATCGATCTGCAGCAGGATGGAACGCGCTATTTCGACCTCCATCACACGCCGGACGATACGCTGGACAAGATCGATCCCGTCCAACTGCGCCAGAACGTCGCGGTCTGGACGCAGGTCGTCGGCATCCTCGCCAACGAAGTGGAACCGATTGAGGGCGCGCCCGAAATCGACTGA
- a CDS encoding GGDEF domain-containing protein, protein MQQQIMGLINPAIALVFASLFLLLWMCDKSRRHVAFFAGGYAMLAGGFLTFHFVSDPSARLPILLMHVFYSTSCSLLAAGAARRVGQHMEPAYFVIIGVVSSILMIASTYGLNQNPRLYVANSAYGLIFILGAHAMGLAARRDLVDRAIFWLFAFIAAQFFIRPAATFILEETITAQEYRDSVYYAVMVIAVAVFSLILALTLLASTILDQLDLERKTADTDLLTGLQSRRAFEQDALAMLARSKARDKPVALIVADLDHFKKVNDIWGHQVGDNAIAVFGQLIRSTIRETDIAGRVGGEEFCIAVWNCSGSAAARLAERIRIALTRAEIDGLPDDIHLTASFGVAAFSGDDGYGRLFGRADAALYKAKDAGRNTVQHDGEGEPELDTLPVKRPFQGSASIRAAA, encoded by the coding sequence GTGCAGCAACAAATCATGGGGCTGATAAATCCGGCGATTGCGCTGGTGTTTGCCTCGCTGTTCCTGTTGCTCTGGATGTGCGACAAGTCGCGCCGTCACGTGGCGTTCTTTGCTGGCGGCTATGCCATGCTTGCAGGCGGCTTCCTGACCTTTCATTTCGTGTCCGACCCGTCTGCGCGTTTGCCGATCCTGCTGATGCACGTGTTCTATTCAACATCGTGCAGCCTTCTGGCGGCCGGGGCGGCCCGGAGGGTCGGGCAGCATATGGAGCCCGCCTATTTCGTGATCATCGGAGTTGTCAGCTCGATCCTGATGATTGCGTCCACCTATGGTCTCAATCAAAATCCGCGGCTGTATGTCGCAAACTCGGCCTATGGCCTGATCTTCATCCTCGGTGCGCATGCCATGGGCCTCGCCGCGCGGCGGGACTTGGTGGACCGGGCGATTTTCTGGCTGTTTGCATTTATTGCAGCGCAGTTTTTCATCCGGCCGGCCGCGACCTTCATTCTCGAGGAAACGATTACCGCACAGGAATACAGGGATTCGGTCTATTATGCGGTGATGGTCATCGCGGTGGCCGTTTTCTCGCTTATCTTGGCGCTTACCTTGCTTGCGTCGACCATCCTGGACCAGCTCGACCTGGAGCGGAAGACTGCGGATACCGACCTGCTGACCGGCCTGCAAAGCCGCCGTGCATTCGAACAGGATGCGCTTGCCATGCTCGCCCGGTCGAAGGCGCGGGACAAGCCGGTGGCGCTGATCGTGGCGGACCTCGACCATTTCAAGAAGGTCAACGATATCTGGGGACACCAGGTGGGGGACAACGCCATCGCCGTGTTCGGCCAGCTGATCCGTTCGACAATCCGCGAAACGGACATTGCGGGACGCGTTGGGGGCGAGGAATTCTGCATCGCGGTCTGGAATTGCAGCGGCAGCGCTGCGGCCCGGCTGGCAGAGCGCATCCGCATCGCGCTGACGCGTGCAGAGATCGACGGACTGCCGGACGATATCCACCTGACGGCCAGTTTCGGCGTCGCGGCATTCAGCGGCGACGATGGTTATGGCCGGTTGTTCGGCCGGGCCGATGCTGCCCTCTACAAGGCGAAGGACGCAGGTCGCAATACGGTCCAGCATGACGGGGAGGGCGAGCCCGAACTCGATACCCTGCCGGTCAAACGACCGTTTCAGGGGTCTGCATCGATCCGGGCAGCCGCCTGA
- a CDS encoding MATE family efflux transporter, with protein MSRISPPALIDNRAIWAIALPAMVTNVATALIGIGDMWIVGRLEDAATQGAVDIGARLFAVLFTVMNFLKTGTTGLVAQEGTRAGEEAQVAMLVRGLFVGLVIAGLLLLFKPVILPALLSALGARADVLEAARIYADIRYWTAPAVMANLALIGFLVGRRQMTAVLLFEVAYNVLNIALGLLFVLRLDMGIEGIGWSSFVAEYVKLAAVTAFVFRGPVLANFRTIATTGASMSWRTLAPFLSTNRDLFLRTVILMIALAALTRLSAERGPAMLAANGILYQLFVFTALLLDGFENAAQVLNGERMGARDRKGFKRYIKAILLRGFAAAAVVSLGFLLLADPILASFAATDRVRDIAQKSGWWLTIIPFAGVAGFVFDGVYVGASWTRALLVTMVGAALVFAVSLWVTWGWGNAGLWFSFTLFLGVRAALQVVLMPGQMAASFGELAKT; from the coding sequence GTGAGCCGCATTTCTCCCCCTGCCCTGATCGACAACCGCGCCATATGGGCGATCGCGCTTCCGGCCATGGTGACCAATGTCGCCACCGCGCTGATCGGCATTGGCGACATGTGGATCGTAGGAAGGCTGGAAGATGCCGCAACGCAAGGCGCGGTCGATATCGGCGCACGTCTGTTCGCCGTACTCTTCACGGTCATGAACTTCCTCAAGACCGGGACGACCGGCCTTGTCGCGCAAGAAGGAACGCGCGCCGGTGAGGAAGCGCAGGTGGCCATGCTGGTTCGCGGACTGTTCGTCGGTCTGGTGATTGCCGGCCTGCTGCTGCTGTTCAAACCGGTGATCCTGCCTGCCCTCCTCTCCGCGCTCGGTGCCCGGGCAGACGTGCTGGAAGCGGCGCGCATCTATGCCGATATCCGATACTGGACCGCGCCTGCGGTCATGGCGAATCTCGCACTGATCGGCTTCCTCGTCGGACGCCGCCAGATGACGGCCGTGCTGCTGTTCGAAGTGGCGTACAATGTTCTGAACATCGCGCTGGGCCTGCTGTTCGTCCTGCGTCTGGACATGGGGATAGAGGGCATCGGATGGTCCAGCTTCGTCGCGGAATACGTGAAGCTTGCCGCAGTGACTGCATTCGTGTTTCGCGGCCCGGTCCTCGCGAATTTCCGCACGATAGCCACGACGGGCGCATCCATGAGCTGGCGCACGCTTGCGCCTTTCCTGAGCACAAATCGCGATCTCTTCCTGCGCACGGTCATCCTGATGATTGCCCTTGCCGCCCTGACCCGGCTCAGCGCTGAGCGCGGCCCGGCGATGCTGGCTGCCAACGGCATCCTGTATCAGCTCTTCGTCTTCACCGCGCTGCTTCTGGACGGTTTCGAGAATGCAGCGCAGGTCCTCAATGGTGAGCGCATGGGAGCCCGGGACCGGAAGGGGTTCAAGAGATACATCAAGGCAATCCTTCTTCGCGGGTTCGCGGCGGCGGCAGTTGTCTCGCTCGGATTTCTTCTGCTGGCCGATCCGATCCTCGCCAGCTTTGCAGCGACGGACCGCGTGCGTGACATCGCGCAGAAAAGCGGCTGGTGGCTTACAATCATCCCCTTCGCGGGCGTCGCCGGATTCGTATTCGATGGCGTTTACGTAGGCGCCAGCTGGACCCGCGCCCTGCTCGTAACGATGGTGGGAGCGGCGCTGGTCTTCGCCGTTTCCCTCTGGGTGACGTGGGGCTGGGGCAATGCGGGGCTATGGTTCAGCTTCACGCTTTTCCTCGGCGTAAGAGCCGCGTTGCAGGTGGTTCTGATGCCCGGGCAGATGGCTGCCAGCTTCGGCGAGCTTGCGAAAACCTGA
- a CDS encoding polysaccharide deacetylase family protein has product MLDPPPAAGMARFADGFGRRVLLTVDTEEEFDWGKPFSATEHGLEHVRHLRSFQEFSENLGVSPVYLVDWPIAHSPIAREVLGDAARRGTAEIGIQLHPWVNPPHDEEVNQHNSYAGNLSPQLERRKFVRLREAIEQDFGVTPLVYRAGRYGLGPQTAQLLAEQGVAVDTSVRSNFDYRADGGADYSRHPLRPYWIGGDRRILELPLTTVYWGLLRKQGAMLEPLLGSVPFLGGMASRLGLLEKIPLTPEGVSAEEALRGIDMALDDDLPLLVLSFHSPSLAPGHTPYVISERSVDSLYDWFREVYAYLGQRGVQNTTVAEIMEMVSLENAQVASQDERLLAARPKHR; this is encoded by the coding sequence ATGCTGGATCCGCCTCCCGCTGCTGGCATGGCACGGTTCGCCGACGGTTTCGGCCGGCGGGTGCTGCTGACGGTGGACACGGAAGAAGAGTTCGACTGGGGTAAGCCCTTCAGCGCGACCGAACACGGGCTGGAGCATGTGCGTCACTTGCGCTCTTTCCAGGAATTCAGCGAAAATCTGGGCGTCAGTCCGGTTTACCTGGTCGATTGGCCGATTGCACATTCGCCCATCGCCCGGGAAGTTCTGGGAGATGCTGCCCGTCGCGGCACGGCAGAGATCGGCATACAGCTGCACCCATGGGTCAATCCTCCGCACGACGAGGAAGTGAACCAGCACAACAGCTACGCCGGCAATCTATCGCCGCAGTTGGAGCGGCGTAAATTCGTTCGGCTGCGCGAGGCGATCGAGCAGGATTTCGGCGTTACGCCCCTGGTTTACCGTGCCGGTCGATACGGGCTGGGCCCGCAAACGGCCCAGTTGCTGGCCGAGCAGGGCGTGGCCGTGGATACATCGGTCCGGTCCAATTTCGACTACCGCGCCGATGGCGGCGCGGATTACAGCCGCCATCCCTTGCGTCCGTACTGGATCGGCGGCGATCGCCGCATTCTCGAATTGCCGCTGACGACGGTGTATTGGGGCCTGCTGCGGAAACAGGGCGCGATGCTGGAGCCTTTGCTCGGCTCCGTCCCCTTTCTGGGCGGCATGGCATCGCGTCTGGGCCTGCTCGAAAAGATTCCGCTCACTCCGGAAGGGGTATCGGCCGAAGAAGCGTTGCGAGGGATCGACATGGCGCTCGACGACGATCTCCCTCTTCTGGTGCTGTCTTTCCATAGCCCCTCGCTGGCCCCGGGCCACACGCCCTATGTAATCAGCGAACGCAGTGTCGACTCGCTCTACGACTGGTTTCGCGAGGTCTATGCCTATCTGGGCCAGCGCGGCGTGCAGAACACGACGGTCGCCGAGATCATGGAAATGGTCTCTCTGGAAAATGCGCAGGTCGCATCACAGGACGAGAGACTGCTTGCAGCGCGGCCCAAGCATCGCTAG
- a CDS encoding histidine kinase dimerization/phospho-acceptor domain-containing protein yields MLFDDRLATVLRHRAAGDRAKQTQFRQLLDLLGRRQRGADGSLRAAAWLRLAALGETIPARARAAMIRDPGLRFHNPELAAHFAEDEPAVAAAALATAQLREDDWEALIPRLPIRARGFLRLRNDLPPAAMRLLDRLGISDRGLPVPEADASQGEEPESSGAASDSENPAPRPGNGRTPSRLVMPRPANDALEHQETGESGTPKRRSGTSIGTLVERIEAFQKERTRKQGAAPLANAQPGIGAPTLPLGDEANFGEPTVLGFAFTTDAVGRIDWADPQVAPSLVHMAIAPMLGTPDRKAFVQHRPLRSATATLGGAPIITGKWLCDSAPQFTTDDGRFIGHAGRMRRIAMDGQQTSGEAADANSHVRQMLHELRTPVNAIQGFAELIQQQLFGPVPHEYRALAAAIAGDSARMLAGFDELDRLAKLEAGAMELENGVADQSGVVAAVSQRLSAILEPRGAGFQLDLPETIDVALTRDDLEGIIWRILASLAAGLTPGETSQVTLVGDRHHSRMEFALPASMAKLDDIFAAGRTGTPGAASAGAFGQGIALRLARAEARAAGGDLARVDARIILTLPRLTAPRAEPSDSGSAQGASG; encoded by the coding sequence ATGCTGTTCGATGATCGCCTTGCCACAGTGCTGCGCCACCGCGCCGCAGGCGATCGTGCGAAGCAGACCCAGTTCCGGCAATTGCTGGACCTCTTGGGGCGGCGGCAGCGGGGAGCCGACGGAAGCCTGCGTGCGGCCGCATGGCTCCGATTGGCGGCCCTTGGCGAAACGATCCCGGCACGGGCGCGGGCGGCGATGATCCGCGATCCGGGGCTTCGTTTCCACAACCCCGAATTGGCAGCCCATTTTGCAGAGGACGAACCTGCCGTTGCGGCCGCAGCGCTCGCCACTGCGCAGCTTCGGGAGGATGACTGGGAAGCGTTGATCCCCCGCTTGCCGATCCGCGCCCGCGGGTTCCTGCGCCTGCGCAACGATTTGCCACCTGCGGCCATGCGGCTGCTCGACCGGCTCGGCATAAGCGACCGCGGATTGCCGGTTCCCGAGGCCGATGCTTCGCAGGGAGAAGAGCCCGAGAGTTCCGGAGCGGCATCGGACAGTGAGAACCCGGCCCCGCGCCCCGGCAATGGACGCACGCCTTCTCGCCTTGTCATGCCGCGTCCAGCGAACGACGCGCTAGAGCATCAGGAAACGGGCGAAAGCGGAACGCCGAAGCGGCGCAGCGGCACATCGATCGGCACTCTGGTCGAGCGGATCGAGGCATTCCAGAAGGAGCGGACGCGCAAACAGGGCGCCGCCCCGCTCGCCAACGCACAGCCGGGTATAGGTGCCCCCACCCTGCCGCTGGGTGACGAGGCCAATTTCGGCGAGCCAACTGTTCTGGGCTTCGCATTTACCACCGACGCCGTGGGACGCATCGACTGGGCCGATCCGCAGGTTGCCCCATCCCTGGTGCACATGGCGATCGCCCCCATGCTGGGTACGCCCGACCGGAAAGCATTCGTGCAGCATCGCCCGCTTCGTAGCGCGACTGCAACGCTTGGCGGGGCGCCGATCATTACCGGCAAGTGGCTGTGCGATTCCGCGCCTCAATTCACAACAGACGACGGTCGTTTCATCGGTCATGCAGGCCGTATGCGTCGCATCGCAATGGACGGCCAGCAAACTTCGGGCGAGGCTGCCGATGCGAACAGCCATGTGCGGCAGATGCTCCACGAGCTTCGCACCCCGGTCAACGCGATCCAGGGCTTTGCCGAGCTGATCCAGCAGCAATTGTTCGGGCCCGTGCCCCATGAATATCGCGCCCTCGCGGCAGCCATTGCAGGCGACAGCGCACGCATGCTGGCGGGCTTCGACGAGCTCGACCGGCTGGCAAAACTCGAAGCCGGCGCGATGGAACTGGAAAACGGCGTGGCGGACCAGTCGGGGGTGGTCGCGGCGGTCAGCCAGCGGCTGAGCGCGATCCTGGAGCCGCGCGGTGCCGGGTTCCAGCTCGACCTGCCGGAAACCATCGATGTCGCCCTGACACGCGACGATTTGGAAGGGATCATCTGGCGCATCCTCGCATCGTTGGCTGCGGGCCTGACACCGGGCGAGACATCGCAGGTGACGCTGGTCGGCGACAGGCATCACAGCAGGATGGAGTTTGCCTTGCCCGCATCCATGGCAAAGCTGGACGATATCTTTGCAGCCGGGCGAACCGGCACGCCCGGAGCTGCCAGCGCGGGGGCGTTCGGCCAGGGGATCGCGCTGAGGCTCGCCAGGGCCGAGGCCCGCGCTGCAGGCGGCGACCTTGCAAGGGTGGACGCGCGAATCATCCTTACCCTGCCCCGCTTGACCGCGCCGCGCGCCGAACCTAGCGATTCCGGCAGCGCACAAGGGGCAAGTGGGTAG
- a CDS encoding Lrp/AsnC family transcriptional regulator, protein MANLDDIDMRLLAELQDEGRITNVELAQRVGLTAPPCLRRVRALEEGGVIRGYHAELDPSRLGFALTVFAMVSLKSQAEGDLREFEQAMHALPEVREVHMLNGEIDFILKIVSNDLQSFQEFLTSKLTPAPNVASVKTSLTIRTSKLEPGVPLG, encoded by the coding sequence ATGGCGAATCTCGATGATATCGACATGCGCTTGCTTGCAGAATTGCAGGACGAGGGCCGGATCACGAATGTCGAACTGGCGCAGCGCGTCGGCCTGACGGCGCCGCCATGTCTTCGCCGTGTGCGCGCACTGGAAGAGGGCGGAGTGATACGCGGCTATCATGCCGAGCTCGATCCCTCGCGGCTCGGTTTTGCACTCACCGTCTTCGCCATGGTCAGCCTGAAGAGCCAGGCCGAAGGCGACCTGCGCGAATTCGAGCAGGCGATGCACGCCCTGCCGGAAGTTCGCGAAGTTCACATGCTCAATGGCGAGATCGATTTCATCCTGAAGATCGTGAGCAACGACCTGCAGAGTTTCCAGGAATTCCTGACCAGCAAGCTGACGCCCGCACCCAATGTCGCCAGTGTCAAAACGTCCCTGACAATCCGTACCAGCAAGCTGGAGCCGGGTGTGCCTCTTGGCTGA
- the accC gene encoding acetyl-CoA carboxylase biotin carboxylase subunit encodes MPITRILIANRGEIALRIHRAAQEMGIETVAVHSTADADAMHVRLANHAVCIGPPPATDSYLNVAAIISAAEVAQCDAIHPGYGFLSENAKFAEIVEAHDIKWIGPKPEHIRTMGDKVEAKRTAGALGLPLVPGSDGAVSDIEDARRIAAEIGYPVIIKAASGGGGRGMKVCESEDTLETLMKQAGSEAKSAFGDATVYIEKYLGNPRHIEFQVFGDGEGKAIHLGERDCSLQRRHQKVLEEAPSPVLSSEDRHRMGEICSKAMSDMGYRGAGTIEFLWEDGEFYFIEMNTRLQVEHPVTEMITGIDLVREQIRIAAGKPLSVTQSEVTFSGHAIECRINAEDPFTFAPSPGEVTAYHAAGGMHVRVDSGLYAGYRIPPYYDSMIAKLIVYGRSREKCIMRLRRALEEMVVEGVKTSIPLHQELIRQDDVLAGDYSIKWLEEWLETRSD; translated from the coding sequence GTGCCAATTACCCGCATCCTGATTGCCAATCGCGGCGAGATTGCGCTGCGCATCCACCGCGCCGCACAAGAAATGGGCATCGAGACGGTCGCCGTGCATTCCACTGCCGATGCCGACGCGATGCATGTCCGGCTGGCCAACCATGCCGTCTGCATTGGGCCGCCGCCTGCGACCGACAGTTACCTCAATGTCGCTGCGATCATTTCCGCCGCCGAAGTCGCGCAGTGCGATGCGATCCATCCCGGCTACGGCTTCTTGTCCGAGAATGCGAAATTCGCGGAAATCGTGGAAGCGCACGACATCAAATGGATCGGGCCGAAGCCCGAGCACATCCGCACGATGGGTGACAAGGTCGAGGCGAAGCGTACCGCGGGCGCTCTAGGCCTGCCGCTGGTTCCCGGCAGCGACGGTGCGGTATCGGACATCGAGGACGCACGCCGGATCGCAGCCGAAATCGGCTATCCGGTCATCATCAAGGCGGCCAGCGGCGGCGGCGGGCGCGGAATGAAGGTGTGCGAGAGCGAAGACACGCTCGAAACGCTCATGAAACAGGCCGGGAGCGAGGCGAAATCGGCATTCGGCGACGCCACGGTCTATATCGAGAAATATCTCGGCAATCCGCGGCACATCGAATTCCAGGTTTTCGGCGATGGCGAAGGAAAAGCCATCCATCTCGGCGAACGTGATTGTTCGTTGCAGCGGCGGCACCAGAAAGTTCTGGAAGAGGCACCCTCCCCGGTTCTTTCGAGCGAGGACCGTCACCGGATGGGTGAAATCTGTTCCAAGGCGATGTCCGACATGGGCTATCGCGGGGCCGGTACGATCGAATTCCTGTGGGAAGACGGCGAGTTCTATTTCATCGAAATGAACACGCGGCTGCAGGTCGAGCATCCGGTGACCGAGATGATCACCGGGATCGACCTCGTGCGCGAACAGATCCGTATTGCGGCCGGCAAGCCTCTTTCCGTGACCCAGTCGGAAGTCACCTTCAGCGGCCATGCCATCGAATGCCGCATCAACGCCGAAGATCCCTTCACCTTCGCCCCCTCACCGGGTGAAGTGACGGCGTATCACGCAGCTGGCGGAATGCATGTGCGCGTCGATAGCGGCCTCTATGCCGGGTATCGCATTCCGCCTTACTACGACTCGATGATCGCCAAGCTGATCGTTTATGGCCGCAGCCGTGAGAAATGCATCATGCGGCTGCGCCGGGCGCTGGAAGAAATGGTCGTCGAAGGCGTGAAAACCTCGATCCCGCTGCATCAGGAACTGATCAGGCAGGACGATGTGCTGGCAGGCGACTATTCGATCAAGTGGCTTGAGGAATGGCTGGAAACGCGCTCGGATTGA
- the accB gene encoding acetyl-CoA carboxylase biotin carboxyl carrier protein, with translation MAESKANAGRKSGMNVDTKLVRELAEMLGDTGLTEIEVEDGDRKVRVARQMTAAPAAAAPAPVAAAAPATAPAASPAAAPVAADDNAAADADAMTSPMVGTAYLAAEPGAAPFVKVGDAVKEGDTILIVEAMKVMNPIAADRAGTVSKILVDNAQPVEFGQPLVVIS, from the coding sequence ATGGCCGAAAGCAAGGCAAATGCAGGGCGCAAGTCCGGAATGAATGTCGACACGAAGCTCGTTCGCGAACTGGCGGAAATGCTGGGCGACACGGGTCTGACAGAGATCGAGGTGGAAGACGGCGATCGCAAGGTCCGGGTTGCGCGGCAGATGACCGCTGCCCCTGCCGCCGCTGCACCGGCACCGGTCGCGGCAGCCGCTCCGGCCACTGCGCCGGCCGCCTCTCCAGCAGCCGCACCCGTGGCCGCGGACGACAACGCTGCTGCCGATGCCGACGCGATGACCTCCCCCATGGTCGGCACCGCATACCTGGCTGCAGAGCCCGGCGCTGCGCCTTTCGTGAAGGTCGGCGATGCCGTGAAGGAAGGCGACACCATCCTGATCGTGGAGGCGATGAAGGTCATGAACCCGATCGCTGCCGATCGTGCAGGTACAGTGTCGAAAATCCTCGTCGACAATGCGCAGCCGGTCGAATTCGGCCAGCCGCTCGTCGTGATCTCGTAA
- a CDS encoding 3-dehydroquinate dehydratase has protein sequence MSSTVFILNGPNLNLLGTREPEIYGSTTLAEIEAQCLELAEVLELEIVFRQSNHEGDLVDWLHEAHAARAKAVLVNAAAYTHTSIALLDAAKAIAVPVIEIHLSDPRTREDFRHVSYIGEACVDTVQGMGPGSYTEGLKRASQL, from the coding sequence ATGAGCAGCACGGTTTTCATCCTCAACGGCCCCAACCTCAACCTTCTCGGCACGCGCGAGCCGGAAATTTACGGGTCGACCACCCTGGCGGAGATCGAGGCGCAATGCCTCGAGCTGGCCGAGGTGCTCGAGCTCGAAATCGTCTTTCGCCAGAGCAACCATGAGGGCGACCTCGTCGACTGGCTTCACGAGGCACACGCGGCACGGGCGAAGGCGGTCCTCGTGAACGCCGCTGCCTACACCCACACCTCCATTGCTCTGCTCGACGCGGCCAAGGCGATCGCTGTGCCGGTCATCGAAATTCACCTGTCCGATCCCCGCACGCGCGAGGATTTCCGCCACGTTTCCTATATCGGCGAAGCCTGCGTCGATACGGTCCAGGGCATGGGACCGGGCTCCTACACCGAAGGGTTGAAACGCGCATCGCAGCTCTGA